TCCAATAGGAATATCTCCAATATATAATTCATTTTTAGCATTCCATCTTTTTACTTCTTGTCCTTGAACATTTAGAAGAGATATAGATACAATTTCTGATTCTGATTTTATATTTAGAATGTTAGTAGCAGGGTTTGGATAGATGTTTATTTCTTTAAAAGACTGATTTTGGTCTTGCTTTATTTTTAAACCTCCTACTGGCAAGTGTCCCCCACCATTATTACTACCACTGCAAGTACCAGCCCAAGGACAAAACTCATAAGCACCCATATCCACTATTGATTCTACTATTCTATAAGTTAGGCTGTACAAACTATAAAAAAAATTCCTCGTATTTTTGAGTTACTACACAACAAAAAATACCGAGGAATATGTCTAAACGACAGTATGAATATAGGATAAAAAACTGGAAATCCAAAGCTATGGCACGCAGAAAAGAAAACGACTATTTAAAAAGTCGTATTAAAGAACTCTTAGATAGCCGAGATTCTTGGAAAAAAAAATATCAAGCAGAAAAATTACAAGGCAAATTAAACTTGTCTACTAAAAAAGCAAAAAGACACCAGTATAGCTTACAGGTAGTCAATTTTGTACTAGAACTATATAAATATGGTGGTATGAGTTTACGCAGTTGTCGTCATACGTTAGTTTGCTTACATCTTTGTTTTGGTTTACAAGGCAAATTACCAAGTCATAGCAGTATCCGTAATTGGTTATGCAAATGTGGAGCTTATCGTCTTGAACACACAGAAAACCAAAGTAGCGAGTATGTGGTCTATGTGGATGAAAGTATTAGTTTTGGTAGTGAAAAAATACTTTTGCTACTAGGTGTTTCAGTAGATGCTATTCCTAAAAACCGAAGTTTATCTCATAGTGATATGGAAGTTTTGGCAGTAGAAATTGGTAACGAATGGAGAGGCGAACAAATAGCGAAAGAATTAAGTAAAATAGCCTCTGAAACAAAAATAAAATATATTGTTAGTGATGAAGGTACTAACTTAAAAAAGGCTTATAAATCATTGAATTATACCCATATAGAGGATTGTACTCATATTTTAGCTAATCATTTAAAGCGACTTTATCATCAAGATGCTGATTTCAAATTATTTAGTAACCTTGTCGGTCAATTACGACAAAAATGGAATTTAAGTAAAGATAATAGTCAGTATATGCCTCCTTCTATGAGGGTAAAAATGCGTTTTGCAAATATCTTTCCTTGTGTTAATTGGGCAAAAAAAATAGTACAAAATTGGGACAATTTACCCTCATGTGTTCAAGAACAAGTTCTTTTTTTGAAAGAAAAAGAGGAGTTTATAAAAGGACTAATACAGGTAGAAAAAGTATTTAAAATGGTTTGTCAAGAGCTTAAAACTACAGGATTTGGAGTTTTACAAAAGAAAAATATTCTTAATAAATTGCTACTTATTGAGTCTCAAGCAGGAGACAAATTAAACCCAAAAGCAAAAGTTTTTATGGAGAACGCTAAATTATATTTGAATAATTTAGAAAACAAAAGTAAGAGTTTGAAGGAGGAATTTATTCTTTGTAGTTCTGATATTATTGAGAGTTATTTTGGAAAATTTAAAACTAAAATAAATCTCAACAGCAGAAGTGGTTTAACTGAATTTATTTTTACAATAGCTACTTTTGGAAGAGCTTTTTCAATAGAAGAAACTCAAAATGCGTTAGAAAACATAAAATGCAAAGAGTTAAAGTTGAAAAAAATAATGAAAAATGTTGCTTAAATCAAGGTCAAAAAATTAGGGAACTTTTTGACCTTGATTGAACAGCCTATCTATAAGTATTTCCATAATCATGAGTTACTCCTGTTGGAATAAATGTATTATTTCCTGCATTACGAGCTGGTGATGTATTTTGTAACTTTAGGTTAGGAATTCCTGTTGTAGATGGATTTACAAACATAGGATTTTGGTTATATATACAATTTCCTAAATCTCTAACACGGTTGATAGTTGGATGTCCGTTCGGAATTACAAAAACTGGGTCTGAGCTAGTTCCGTTAGAAAATGAAGAATTTGCTTCTAATAAGGTATTTTCTATTTCAACATACATACCATTATCTATAGACATTAAATCTCCATTTGTATTCAAATTATTCCAAGAAATACAGTTTTCTAAGCGTAAGGCTTTGGTAGAATTTGTATCATTCATGGTTGATGAAAATGATGGATTTTTCCAAAAGTAAATTGGGTATCTGAATGAAGTTCCGTTATCAAATAAAGTACAATTCGAAAGTTTAATAGCAATATCATCACAAGTAGATCCTTGATCTGTAAATAATATAGTTTCATTATTATAGAAAATAGAGTTTAAAAATAAAGGTTCAAATTCTGTAGAACAAGTATTACCTCTTAATGCAAGCCATAACACATTATCTATATCATAAAAATCACATTTATCAAAAAGAGGGTGAATATTTCCTACATTATTTCCTATTACAACGCCAGTTTCTAGATTAAAGAATTTACATTTGATAAATTGAGGAGCATTTGTAGAATTTATTGAACTATTTAATTTTACACCAAGACCAAAGTTAGAGAAAGTGCAATTTATGAAAGATGGTTTTACTAGATTAATTAGATCATTAATATTTATTCCTATTGGTACTGAGGTAGGATCGCCACCTGAATAATCTCCTTCAAAATCACAAGAATTAAATAGAGGGGTAATAGTAGCATTGGATACACTACTACTCCCTATATTGAGTGCGTATTTGCCTCTAATTTTAACTCCATCTACTATTGTTTGACTGTCTAAACTAGTTCCTGAATTCAGTATTACAGGGTTTTGATACTGTACAGTCATAGTTGTAATATAATTTTTGGAATTTCTTAAAGAATTCCTATGATGAGGATATTGGGCTAAAAATGGAATACTCGTAGAGTTAGGATAGCCTCCATAAATTTTGACTCCATCTTTTAGTGTGTAAGAACTTGATTTTGTATATATTCCTTCAGAAACACGTATAACATCTCCATAAGTGGATTGAGTTATAGCTGTTTGCAAGTCTGTATAGGCATCTGTCCAAGTAGTTCCATTATTAGTACCTGTAGCGAAAACATCTACATAGATAGTCGCAGCTTGGATTTGAATGTTTAAAAAAAATAATACAGTTACAAATACATATTTTAGATTAGTAGTTTTCATAATGTTTTTATATTTTACATTTTTTTTTAATTTTTAAAAAAAAGCCATCATAAAAATTATAATGGCTTTATAGATTCGCTACTACTACGTGTGCGAGTTATTTTTTATGTTTTTATAAAGCTTATGGTTTGAATTATTCATCATACCATTCTCTGAACTGCTTAAACCACTTTTCCATTTTGGCTGCTTTATAAACAAAATTGATTGTTCCTTCTGCAATTTCAGCTTCGTTGTTTCCATCATTATTAGAATACATTTTTACAGTCATTTTGTAAGTTTGTCCTTCTTTAAACTCAGCTTTGTTTTGGTATAATGTGTACATAAAAGCATAATCAATGATGTTTTCACGAGAAGAAATCATTTGATGACCACTATTGTAACAAAAAATATCAGTTTTCTTTTTAGCAGAAATCATTTTATTCCATTTTGCAGTAGAATTACGAAGTGCTACACGGTCGCCTTTTTTACCATTCATTTCATAAACAATATTTAGCTGGCAGTCAGAGCCACAACTTGTCCCAATTTTTTCTTTGAAGTAAGCACCTAAGAAAATATCATCTCCCATATCTCTTGTTTTGATGAAGTTACTAGGGTTTTCTGTTGGCTTATCTCCATATTTATAATTGAAACGAGTGTAACTATCTACAAAAACTACTTTACCCACATTTTCTTTATAGGCTTTGTATTCCATCAGTTGCGCTCGTTTTTTCTCATCTTCTTTTGATTTGCCTTTGTTCATCATTTGCTCAAATTTTGCTTGACCAGTTTCCATGTCATACACTTCTAGCTTGGCAGCATCTTTAGCAAAAACGTCAGTTACTGTTTCACTACCATCTAGCTCATATCTATGTGTACTTTTGTTGTTCAAGCCTATTAGAACACCCTCTTCTACTTCTATAAGCCAAATAGATTGAAAGCTACCATAACGATATACATTTGCTCCTAATTTTTTGGTTTCTTTATCGTTGAGTGTAAACTCGTACTTAGCTCCCTCTTTGTTATAGAAAACTTCTAGTTTGTTTACAAATTTATCGCCATCACGTCCAGTAAATTTCATTTTTAATATTCTCTGACGACGTTTTGCACCCATTGCATTCTCAAATTCTACTCCGTCTAAGGCTGTGTATGTTCCTGAAGTTCCTGTATCATCTGAAAAATCTTCGCCATAAGGGTCACCTGCTTCTTTTGCTTTTTTTGCTTGCCCAGCAACTTGCCCACCACCTTCGGCTGCTGCTGCTGCTTTAGCTAATTTTTCTTTGAGTTTTTTTCCAAATTGTGCATTTGCATCATTTGAAATTCCGATTGCACAAAACATTGCTGTAGCAAGTGTAGCTGTTTTGAATAAATTGACTAATTTCATATTTTTTTTTTTAAGTAGTACGATATAATTTAAAATGGTTTTTCTAATTAGATACAGAACTAAAATTGTTGTTATTGAAAAATAGGATTAAGTTGAAATTTGATGATTCTTTTATTTTTCAAGTTGATTTGATTATAAATACTTTGAAAGTTTGACAGTTTTCCCACACATACTATCATCTACTTCAAAGATAAAATCGTCTTTACTACCATTTGGAGCAGTATATATTTTTCTCCCATTATTGCAGCTAATACTTGTAGAGCTTCCATTATTCAAACTCACCACACCCGAACCTGTATGAATACGGATTTTGCTGCCTGTGTCATTTATGAGTTTGAAAGAACTTGCATTTGGAGCAACAGTAGCTTCAATCTTGATAGAATGATTTGTAGTTTTTACACTTTGATTACTATAAAAGCTCATCATGCATGCCATCATTAAAAGAGATAAAAAAAGAGTTTTCATTTGATTTTTGAATTAAATTGAGATAAATAAATTTAGTATGTCGTTGGTGAGGACACCAACAACAGCAAAAGTGTATCAGTATTGGTGAAACTACCAATAAGAGTGAAGTGAGATTGATATTTCTTGGCTTTCTTTTTAAAGGCTATTTTGGTTTACCAGCCAAAACTGACTGAAGAGCTACGAAGGTTTACAGAGCCTTTTGAACCTTTTCTTCCATCATAAGGACTATGATTTTCGTGTTTTCCACCATTACCTCCTTGATTATTAATGGTATAATTGAATGTTGTCACACTTGGGTCTTTGATGATTGTTACATCTCCACCGTCTCCACCATTTCCTCCTCGTGTGCTATCTCTGCCATAACTTCCACTTCCACCTTGCAGATTGAGCGTAAGAGGAGCGTTCGGACTCATTTTTAATTTTCTCAAAACTTGTCCTGAACTGGCATCTTTGATTTCTATTTGATTGACTTTTTCTCCATTTCCTGTTGTGGTTGCTTTTACAGAAACAATTACATCTTTTCCATTTCCTCCTCTATATCCTGCCGAAACAGTCAGATGAACAACCCCTCCACGTTCTCCAAAATAATTGACATGTAAACCTGTATTGTAATGTACTGGAAGTTTTGCTGTAGTTTTTATAGTTGATTGATATTTGGATTGAACATTTACTACAAGATTATCATTCGGAATTACATCTGCATTTTCTGCTATGGTAATTGTTTCTTCTCCAAATAATCCACCTTTTACAGTGATTTTGAAGTCGTCCCAAGGCATTTTCCCTCCTAGATTTTTTGTTTTGAGAATTTTTCCATCTGCTAGAGTTGTCTCAATTCCGTAATTTACTTTTACCAAATGCCCTGTTTCATTTTTATCGCTAATCCATTTTAGAGCGATACTTTTTACTTGTTTTCCTTTTAGAGAGTTAGCTAATGCTTCGGCTGCATCTATTTTGGCTTGATTGGCTGCAATTTCTGCACGGTCTTCAGATTGTGCTGCGACTGTTTTTTGGATATAATTTTCTATTTTACTGATATGTTCGTCGTGGTCTTTTCCAACACTTTCATTTTCTGACAAAATATATTTGATAGTTGCTTTTCCTCCCGACCATTTGATGTAATAAAAGTTGCCATCAATAAATACAACTCTGTGTTTGATGTCTTTAAAATAAGCAGGATGTTCTGCCAAATCAGGTTCATACGGCTCTTCTATAATACCTGCTCGGTTGATGACAACTTTTGAAATAGCATCGCCATTTTTTTCAATGGTAATAGGCCAAGGTTTGGAGGCTTTTTCAAAAACGTATTTGTGATATTTTGGCTCTGTGAGTTTGAAAACATTGAGCGAAGTTGCTGTAAAGTTTTTTAAGAGTTCGTTTTGGCTTTGTTGTGCAAAAACTGTATTAGAAAGCAAAACAGGATAAATACACAAGAAGAGAAAAGCAATTTGAAAATTTTTTGTTAAAAGTCGCATTGTACTAATTGTTTTAAGTTAATAGTTGTAGTAGTTTTTTGGCTTTTTTTGTTTGATTATGTTTCAAAACTACGCTATCACTAAGGAAGTACAATGTTTAGTTTCATAAATGGTAGGTTTCATTACACAAATGGTACAATATTGCTATTAAGCTATTTTAAGAAATTGTATATTTGTGAAATCTCATTTTCCACCTACTACTCTATTTTATGAAAAAGTTAATTTGCTTGCTTGTTTTTAGTTTTATTACTTCGTTGGCTTTGGCTCAGAAGGCTTCTCAGATAGACTCTCTTCTATTGGCTGCAAAAAAGTTACAAGGAGATGCAAAAGCAGAAGTATTAGGTAAAATATTTTTCTTTCAGTTTTATGCTTCTCCTAAAAAAGCACAACAAACTGCCTATCAAATATGGGAACTTGCTAAAGTTTCTGAAAACTTAAAACTCAAAGGACAGTCAGCTTCTACGATGTTGATTATGCACGCATTGCTTTTACAAAAACACGATAGTGTTATGTATTGGGCAGATAAGTCTACTCGTTTGCATAAACAAACGGGTGATTCTATATTCATTTCTAGAGATTTACATAATGTAGGTGTAAGCCATTGGATGAATAGTAGATATGATAGTGGACTTTATTATTATCTAGAGTCTGTAAAAATTGTTGAACATTTAGATGTACCAGAAGAATTAGTAGGTTCTTATACCAATATAGGTTTAGCTTATTATAAGGTAAGAAAATATAAACAAGCATTTTTTTATCTAAAAAAGGCATTACAAATTGCCTCTAAAAAATCATCACCCGAATTTTTGATGCAAATACAAATCAATATATCAAGTTCCTATACAGGAATAAATGAATTAGATTCTGCTGTTTTATATGCAAAAAGAGCATTAAAATTAGCACAAGAAACAGGTTCAACTATTGGTTTGCATCATATTTATGTTACGTTAGCAGATTATAATTACTCTATCAAAGATTATACAGAAGGATTAAATTATATCAATAAAGCTAGAGCTATTCCGAAGGAATTACAAGACCCAAATTATATTATACAGACAGAATATACATATACTACTTTGCTTGTAGCTCTAAAAAAATACTCAGAAGCTGAAAAAATAGCCTTACAAGGAATTAATTTAGCCATAAACAAAGAAACAGGAGATGCTGATTTGTTGATGCGATTATATCAACTTATGCCTATTGTTTATGCTAATTTGGGGCAAGTTGATAAAGTACAAACATATATGGAAAATATTAATGTTCTAAGTGATTCATTGAGTAAAATAGAAATTTTATCTAAAACATCAGAACTCCAAACCAAATATGAAACTGAAAAAAAAGAACAACAAATAAAGGATTTAGAACAACAAAAAACGATTGATGAACTAAAGAGTAAAACTGAAATATCCTCTCTTCAAGCACAGCGTTCAATTTTAGGATTAGTTCTTTTAGCTCCTATTTCTTTGCTTATTGGTGGTGGCTGGTACGTCAATCGTCGTCGTTTGTATTTAAAGTTGGAAGCCGAACAAAAAGAAAGAGCTAAACAACTCAGCGAACTTAAAGCCTTACGCTCTCAAATGAATCCTCATTTTATCTTTAATGCGCTCAATTCCATTCAAGATTTTATCATGCTTTCTGAAAAGGAAAATGCACAGCATTATTTAGGTAAATTTGCAACGCTGATGCGTGGATTTTTGGATTCTTCTTCTAAAGAAAAAATTAGTTTAGAGAAAGAATTACCTCTATTAAAATCATACATTGAACTGGAAGGTTTGCGATTAGGAGAAGAGTTTAGTTATGAAATTATTTTTAATAATAAAATTGATGAAGAGCAGTTAGAGGAAATTGAAATTCCTCCACTTTTGATTCAGCCTTATTTAGAAAATGCTTTTAAACACGGACTTTTACATAAAATGGGAGAGAAAAAACTACTTTTAGAATTTGATAAAGTAGAAAAACAAAAC
This is a stretch of genomic DNA from Bernardetia sp. MNP-M8. It encodes these proteins:
- a CDS encoding T9SS type A sorting domain-containing protein — translated: MYSLTYRIVESIVDMGAYEFCPWAGTCSGSNNGGGHLPVGGLKIKQDQNQSFKEINIYPNPATNILNIKSESEIVSISLLNVQGQEVKRWNAKNELYIGDIPIGLYLLKINTTEGTEQVRIIKE
- a CDS encoding histidine kinase: MKKLICLLVFSFITSLALAQKASQIDSLLLAAKKLQGDAKAEVLGKIFFFQFYASPKKAQQTAYQIWELAKVSENLKLKGQSASTMLIMHALLLQKHDSVMYWADKSTRLHKQTGDSIFISRDLHNVGVSHWMNSRYDSGLYYYLESVKIVEHLDVPEELVGSYTNIGLAYYKVRKYKQAFFYLKKALQIASKKSSPEFLMQIQINISSSYTGINELDSAVLYAKRALKLAQETGSTIGLHHIYVTLADYNYSIKDYTEGLNYINKARAIPKELQDPNYIIQTEYTYTTLLVALKKYSEAEKIALQGINLAINKETGDADLLMRLYQLMPIVYANLGQVDKVQTYMENINVLSDSLSKIEILSKTSELQTKYETEKKEQQIKDLEQQKTIDELKSKTEISSLQAQRSILGLVLLAPISLLIGGGWYVNRRRLYLKLEAEQKERAKQLSELKALRSQMNPHFIFNALNSIQDFIMLSEKENAQHYLGKFATLMRGFLDSSSKEKISLEKELPLLKSYIELEGLRLGEEFSYEIIFNNKIDEEQLEEIEIPPLLIQPYLENAFKHGLLHKMGEKKLLLEFDKVEKQNENFLQLKITDNGIGRQKSAEINARKAKTHQSFATQAISKRLELMKNQSVSNKNIEVEINDLKDNQGNAKGTEIVILTPTNIPINRKV